In Glandiceps talaboti chromosome 14, keGlaTala1.1, whole genome shotgun sequence, a single genomic region encodes these proteins:
- the LOC144445241 gene encoding interleukin-25-like: MYPYSNTFGILPFDDTQVLNGQRTDVLSPSNLAIRDSRHAAPEELSTCPFSYSFQTDNNRIPRTLEYVTCSCEYCIKENGSYHHMHTCQPIKHRIPVFKKKGCMDGLHKYELEYEEVPVACACLRSRQGRRHRG, from the coding sequence ATGTATCCCTATAGCAACACTTTCGGAATTCTACCCTTTGACGACACTCAGGTTCTTAATGGTCAGAGAACTGACGTGTTATCACCTTCTAATCTAGCAATCAGAGATTCACGCCATGCCGCACCTGAGGAACTCAGCACGTGTCCGTTCTCCTACTCCTTCCAGACCGACAACAACCGAATCCCAAGAACTCTGGAGTATGTCACCTGTTCGTGTGAATATTGCATCAAAGAGAAcggaagctaccatcatatgcACACCTGTCAACCAATTAAACACAGGATTCCTGTATTCAAGAAGAAAGGATGTATGGATGGGTTACACAAATATGAATTAGAATATGAAGAAGTACCCGTCGCCTGCGCATGTCTAAGATCACGACAAGGACGACGCCATAGAGGATAA
- the LOC144445184 gene encoding waprin-Phi2-like — MATVWVKTLILVSMAAMLGAATIDERAKKRELICPEPGVGICIVGNCQSDTDCRKTELCCPNGCGGLFCTTGCPIEAEVGDGDGDCESNADCTGKKICCSNGVAKRCVKP, encoded by the exons ATGGCTACCGTATGGGTTAAAACTCTTATCCTGGTTTCTATGGCAGCAATGCTGGGAGCGGCTACG ATTGATGAACGAGCTAAAAAGC GAGAGCTAATTTGTCCTGAACCTGGTGTTGGTATATGTATAGTAGGTAACTGTCAGTCAGACACTGATTGTAGGAAGACCGAACTGTGTTGTCCCAATGGATGTGGTGGTCTGTTTTGTACCACAGGCTGTCCGATTGAGGCAGAAGTAGGCGATGGCGATGGCGATTGCGAATCCAATGCTGATTGCACGGGCAAAAAGATATGTTGCAGTAACGGCGTTGCTAAGCGATGTGTCAAGCCATAA